GTGCTGTGGCAACATTATGAGGAATGCAGTCAAGCTCACCTAGCAGTTCTTGAGCAATGCATGTCTTAAGTGCCCTCTCCACAGTCCCATTCAGTTTTCTGAGCTCATATAACTCCCCCTTTGCATTTTAACTAAACGCTTACTCTGACAGCTCATTGCATGAGGTTCTTCCAGAGGAGCTTAAATCCATTGGCTCAGCTGCCTCTCCTTACCTGGCCACCACCAAAGCGCTTCCGCAGGTTTTCAATTTGTTCTGTCTCCAGCTTCTGGAATAGAGGTGTCACCTGGTGGGAAATTAAGGAGTCAGGTGGGTCCACAGCATCCTTTGTGAACTTGTCCCACGCACATGTTATGTGTATTCTATATTACTTTGAGAGTACTGGGCATCCCAAGAAATACGTCTAAGCATCTAGTCCCTAAGTTTGCAGAGAAAAGTTTGTAACTATTTTAATAGTAACTGTTAGATGTAAGTAGGAGGGTGACAAAACAGAacttcagtttcttttcttttttgccaattatttttattgcttttccaatTTTAACCCCATTACACAAATTAATTCCAAATTAATACAATTTTGTTAAGAGGTTTCCCATGCGCTGTTCCCGATGGTTCTATTACAATCCATTTTACAAAATTATCACATAGTCAACAGCTGCACTCTTAATGATTTCTATTAGGGTTGTATTATTTAACTTTCACAAAACTtcaagtgttttttttccttttttaatttttattgatatattttccatttttctacCTATACATCATACAAAATTTCTCTACAGACTTCCCAACCCAACGCTCCGTGGCATTCTAGATGTACCTACCTTTGCTGATATCTGTTAATTTTCCAACCCTATTTTTCTCCTTTCAATTCCTTTGTTGCTGTTAACTGTTGCTCAAGAAATTACTCAAGAAattacccagagagaacttgctgcacattccagggacagatttgcaaatacGGGGACTGTCCCCGAGAACCGGGAATGTCTGGTAATCCTAGCTTAAAACCCttcgaggaaggagagtccacaacctcccaagggagaggtAACATgagcagtctggctgctgcattctgcaccagctgcagcttctggaccagaTACCAGGATAGCCCCACACAAAGCCCATTACAGGAGTGGTATTCCTTTTAGCTCACAACTCGGTGACCTTTCTCCCAAACATGCTAGCTGTTTAAGTGCTGGGATTATATCTTATTTTTAATGGAGGAGCATTCTGTTATACAAGCCTGAAGCAGTACAGTCAAGAAACAGGTTTACCATCTTATCTGCCATTGGAAATAACTGGCCCTCGGTCATAGCTCAGAAAAGACTTTAGCCACAGTTCTGACACAAGCTATATAGCCTCCTCTCCCCAGCACTTACCGTGCCAATCTGATGCCCAGCAGGCAAGGTGCAGACAAAGTCGTTGGTCACCACGTTGTAGTCAGCAGGAATGCACAGCTGTTCTTGGATTGCAGCACTCACACTGGGCATGTACGGTTGCAGGATAACAGATAGCAGGGATGCAATGTTTACGGCTACCCCTATCactgtgcttgcttgcttcctagGAAGATGAAATAATGCTTGTTAATTTTCCTAGGAAGATGAAAGAATGTTTCCTCCCtgtgggaggaaggagagaagccAAGAAGAGGAGGTGGCAGTCTATATACCAGAGCTAAAACATGCCTCCCAAAATAAAGCACTGGTACCGGTAGCTAGTGCACTCATGTGCATAGGAGGCAAGACACAAGCACTTGACCCAACACTAGCTGGACATCTCCCAAAGCAGCAAGACATTATTCTGCTGAGTTGGCTGGTCTGACTAGAGGGCACcatcagaaaacaaccttttcctcGAAGCAGAGACTCACTTGTCAGCCTCGCTGCCCTTGATCCGTTTCCAGGGTTCATTGACCTGGAGATACTGGTTGCCCAGGCGAGCAATGTTTAGGATACTGCGCAGGGCATCACGGATCctgcaggagaaaaacaaaaaatttaaatactAACACAGATCCATACGGGCAAGCAGACTAGTAAAAGACCTTGCAGGTTATCAATTTTTGTCAAGTTATTTGCAAGGGTGACAGAGCCTgctttttcattgttttatctcTACCTTAATCTTAACATGTCAGTTTTGCCTCTCAAAAAGGCATGGGATAAAAAGCACACAGAGGTACAtaaccagaaataagcatctaaCACAATGCGAGTAGAACTCTGGAAGTGAAGATTTGTTCCACATGCATTTACTTGCAGTTAATTAAAAGGATATCTGCACATGCTCGTGAGAGAGATATAGATATAACTAATTCACATGGTCAGAGCCAATCTGGAGATGATCGGTGTTCTCCTTAGCCAACATTCTGCTGCCTGTGACTGGGAAGAGCCCTTTCAGAACTTGTCTAAACAAGGGATGGAACCAGGCCCTCGGGTAATGGCACATGCCAGGTCCTAAGGACGTACTTGACCTTCTCCAACAATTGGTTGTATTGGCGCAACTCCAGAGTGATGTGAACCAACAGACATTTGTCATCCTTACTCAGCTCCATGGTGGGGACGTGTCCCCCAAAGAATTTGCACACAAAGGACCcggctctgagagagagagagagagagatgagggaaGTACGCAAGGGACAAATTTTATTGCAAGCATTAAATCCGAAAGTTCTGGCATAgacattttattttacagaaaaccAGACTAATTGTAATGATTTGATGGTcatattgtttttttattgctgtgaAGCCCATGATTTGCATGCAATAAATGTATGGCTAATGAACAGGCAGATCACTTAAAATTTCTAACTGGATACAACAAAAATAGGAGGAGTTTGCAGGCTATGTACAAAGTAGTATCTCCCAACCAGGGGTGGGAACAGATCTGTATCCATTACATAAGTACAAATCCACTGAACAAACCATGTGTTGGGTAAATTacctgctttccttttctttatatGAACTATCTGACATACATTTGTAATTCTTCCTCTCAACAACTACCAACACCACCAGGCTGCCATGTTCTAGTTTCACTATGGATTTGAATGACTCTTTCCCTTCTCGCCCCGTTACCTGTTGATGAAGTTGCCAAGGGTGTTGAGAAGCTCTGAATTGTTTTTAAGCATAAGATCATTCCAAGAGAAGGCACTATCCTGGCTTTCAGGCCGCAAGTATAGCAAGTAGAAGCGCCAGATGTCTGCAGGGATGCCTGTGTCTTTGGCCATATCCCCAAAGACCCCCACACCACGACTCTTGGAGAATTTGCCATCCTCATAGTTCAAGTACTCTGCAGAAAGGAAGATtaagtgatggctttaaaagaggtttcgACTAATTCACAGATAATAAGGTTCTCAatgactactagtcatgatgtcttttttaaatttaaaaataaactttattgagattcaaattaaaatgaacatacatataaactcacacacacacttgaaataataatgaaaagatacaaattcataataaataagaaatctgaaattaacaataataaccataaaaatataaattgaaaATTAAATTCATACATTCAACCTAAATCCGACTCAGATTGTAACACTCGTGACTCTGAAAGAATTACAAgtaaaagcaaaatagaaaaaaaggagaaaaaagaaaaaaaatacaaacagagATTCTTCAATCCTTCAAGACCAGAATTATTATTGTCATAGTATTCCAAGTACGCTCCTCCCATAATCTCCTTTAATGATTTCCCTTTATCTCCTCCCCTCCTAATTGACTttccctcatctctctctcaggttcATCGGTTACTTTATTACAATACTGCTTCCCCATATTTCAACTAATATATACCCTTAAATATCTTATATGTAGAAATTCATCATCTATCGACTTTCTCAACTTAAATTAAATCTAAGCTATTCAATACGAGATCTAAAAATAAACCCAGGACTTTACCGTGGGGTCTTTTCATGTATTCTCCGAATTTGTCCCAATTAAGCTGGAATTTCTTATTCGAATGCCCTCTAATTAAATTTGTCAGATTATCCAAATCTAAATATCCAAATAATTTCATGATGTCTATGCTCTCCTTCCAGTATGGAGGCACTTGGTTGGCATCAGTCATCTGTCTGTCTTAAGTGACAATGGAGCGTGCCTCCAGGGGCAAAGTCAAACCAGTGTGGTAGCAGAacccaagtgacctccctggagcACAAGCCTGTGCAGtgtttatggaggtcctgggttgctcAGACAACAAAAccccactctcagcctcactaatgtagtccaaaggaaagcagagcaatacgtttggcaccagcttggctgcaggagctgctggaaggaagcgtacaaggcaccacccaaccatcttagggactccactcctcagtcctttcttttcccaaagagatcctgcaaggcagcagaggtggctaccttctcaaattgatgagccccatctgtccctcgcttccctctacggcatgtgcagaaactgccttcttgaccaggcatccccaaactgcggccctccagatgttttggcctacaactcccatgatccctagctaacaggaccagtggtcagggattatgggaattgtagccgaagtttgggggtgcctgttcttgaccattggacccattaTTGGTCTTGTcagctcaatccactggagcctgtctctgcgtgcaggggaagtccctaccTCACCTCTGAATATGCGGAAATGGGTGCAGCACTGTTGTACTCAAGGTTCctacttatgggcttcccatagggatcTGCTTTGCCACTGCCTGTGGCATCCTCTAGCAGGGCTCATGTTCTTAGGGGGTTTTAAAGGTTTGCTCAAATCCCACTCCAATAGCTCCActacagcttccagctcacataaaatgcaacctttttttttcatAGTCTAGCTTGAACCAGCAGCAGTCTGAGGGCTGGAAATGAAAGAGCAGCAGGTGGGGCCAACTCACACACAGAGTACCTGTTGCAATAAGATGGTTGACGAGCGTGTATCTATCCCCAGTACCCAGCAACGAACATGGAAACACAACACTATGGAAGGGGACGTTGTCCTTGGCCATGAAGTTATAAAGCTGAACCTGAAAAGAAACAGGAGATGGGCTGCATGGTTAAGTCACACAACCCCCTCACTCTCTGCTGCCCCAAATGGCTGAATAGTATAAAGGGCATTTTTTGGAGGGGTGTTATCATTATTAAGTGCAATAGCCAGAAGCACAGATGCCCCTGGGGATGGGATATTCACATGGGTGGAGACAGGCACCCTGGGTCCTACACATGCTCCCACCCCATCTCCAGTGCTTTGATACACCATCAGACAGAACATTTGCCTGGATTCTAGACTGAAGACACACATGAGAAAACATCCTTTACATAAACATCCTTTACATAAAATAAGCTTATCTGTAAGGGATCTCCCGGTCTTACTCCTGTGAGTGGCAAGTGTGCAAAACTAACAAGCTCATCACCTGTTCTGGGTTCTTCCACCATTTCTCCCACTGGTCAGTGTAATTTGCTGCAATGGACAGGTAGCCAATGGGGGCATCAAACCAGACGTAGAACacctataaggggggggggaacaaaacatCAGGGGATGGTTCACAGAAGGCAGCCAAGGGAGCACTTTCCGGTAACATCCTGCCTTTGCACTTTTGCTGACCAACATTTCACTTGAAATTTGACACATCTGCTAATACACATACCGTATAAGACGAccgggcatataagacgacccccaacttttccagttaaaatatagtgttggggatatactcaccgtgtaagaaatacgacccggcgtataagacgacccccgacttttgagaagattttcctgggttaaaaagtagtcttatacgcaggaatatacagtattttcaaTCCTTATTTTTTGAATTATGGAaggccataaaaaggtaaaggtaaccctgaccattaggtccagtcgcggacgactctgggtttgcggcgctcatctcgctctataggccaagggagccagcgtttgtctgcagacaccttctgggtcatgtggccagcatgactaagccgcttctggcgaaccagagcagtgcacggaaacgccgtttaccttcctgccggaacggtacctatttgtctatttgtactttgacgtgctttcgaaccgctaggtgagcagggaccgaacaatgggagctcaccttgtcgcggggatttgaaccgccgaccttctgattggcaagccctaggctcagtggtttaacccacagcgccacccgcatcccattatgGAAGGCCATACTGATACTTAATTTCTAAAACAGGGCAGGCCACAGCTCATATCTTTAAGACAATGCCAAATATGTGGAGATTAGCTGCTGATTCTTCAGTGGTGAACTGTTggttttctgcacatgctcaaatgaACCAACACTTGACCATTCTGGAGCTGTACCACAGGTTTCAAGGGTTGAATCAATAATTAGCCGCAGGCATAAGTCCTGGGTAATTAACAAAGCGATCAGTTTAAGTCGAAGTATGAATAAATTAGATTGGAATTAGAAAGCATTTGATTGACTGGCAAATGCGATATGAAGTTACTAATGCGTAATACCATTGAGAAGGTTATTTTAGATGTTCAGAAAACAGACACAACCCAGACAACTTTCTGGGCTCCTTTTACAATGCCCTCCTTTTTCTCCAGGGACCCCTGATGCTAAGTTGTTCTGCCTCTAGACTCCCTACCTGCTAGAACTCCCTGTCTTTCCTGTGGGgcccctcaaaaagaaaaagccttGGACCACAGAATAAGAACAAGCACTCAGCAATACCATGAAAGGATTAAGCAGTGACCCCCTGGGTCCTTACCCCATCACTCACCTTGTCACGGAAGTCATCCAAAGGGACTGGCGTGCCCCACTTCAGGTCACGAGTAATGCAACGTGGCTTGAGCCCATCACGGATCCAGGAACGGCTGATATATCTTGCATTGGGGGTCCAGTCCCCAGTGGACTGAGAGACAGCCAGCCACTTTTCCAGGCTCTCTTCTAGCTAAAGGTGAGAGGATCAGAGACAGTGAATGGGGATCCTGTGTGTCTAGGGCTCATTATGATTGCCGACAACACTAAGCAAATTGTACATCACATGTACATCGTACTGTCCTTTAAAGACAATAGTAAAACAAGAGAGACTTACCTTGGGCAGGTCCAGGAACAGGTGCTGGGAGGATCTCACCACAGGGGTCGCCTGGCAGACTTTGCAAACTGGTTTCTGCcaggatggaaagaagacaaggcCATGGTATGCTTGACATTAAGCCCAGCAAGTAAACAACATGTAGGAAGTAGTACTGAGCCCATATGTAGGACCGCCACACATGCAAATTCTTGTGCACTGGAAATTTATTATTGGCTGCAcctccctttgttttgactgacaAGCCCAGGTTTTAATCAATGAATTGTTTTCCAGGGAGCAGTGATTTGGGAAAAGGATGTTGAAGTAAAGACTAATAACTGTGTTTGTTCTTCACATGGATCTATgctatttccaccaccaccattacTTTTCCTATGCAAATCAATAGAAATATCACTCTCTCCCTTTTGAATACAGGGtctgtgcgctctctctctctctctctctctctctctctctctctgtgtgtgtgtgtgtgtgtgtgtgtgtgtgtgtgtgtgtgtgtaatattccccccccccccgtcttttcTGGGGATCCATGCTCTTTATTCCCACCATCACCTGCACTCCTAAATTCCAATTGTACACAATCCAAAACAGTAAAGTCTCCCTTGAGGGAAAATCACTTCAAAATTTGGCAGGTTTTGTATCATCAGAATTGCTTTCAATTCTGGTATCAGataccttttctttttcaaaaatttGGTATGCCTAAAGCACTCTAGAGGGCTCTGCTATGCCTGCAAAGTTCATCTACTGTAAAAAGCGAAGGACCTTGGGCTTGTACTGCTGGATTCTATGGGGAGGAGATGGGTGGTGGGGAATCTGTGCTAGCCTAGCATGGTGCAAATGAGACACATTCCACCATTATTTCTAGCAATCCAAGACCAAGATAAAGAGAAATGCTAAGTACGCAGGTTCCCATGACCATATGGGTTGCAGCACCTTAAGTTCAGTGGCATTGATCAGTTTGCCACATTTGTCGCACTGGTCCCCACGGGCCTCTTCATAGTTGCAGAAGGGGCAGATGCCTTCCACAAAGCGGTCAGCCAGGAACCGTGCACAGTTCTCGCACTTCAGTTGATCCACTGTCTCTGTCAGAAGGCAATTGCGCTCCAGTAGCTTCTGGAAAATGTCTTGAGCTATCCTGAGGCGAGGAAGAGAGGAAACATATGAAGGAGGGACATCCTGAACCTTCATATggcacacacccaaaaaattaaataaaaatcacatcaaggaaaacttggcagtcaATCCATGAACAATAAGCAGACCAGTGTttgtcttgggcttgccaactgCATCTACACCTTCTGCTGAGGATTCTCTAATACAGCGGGAAGGCTGGCAAAGCACTTCATACCTCTAGgacaggtgtgaggaacctttggccccccagatgttgatgaactacaactaccATTAGTCCCAGCAAGGATGACCAATGGGAaagggtgttgggagttgtaggtccaaaggttccccacatctgctctAGAACATGGAGTGCTGCCCTCCTGTGCCCACCATGgtccaattcatggaggaggcccATCTCATGACACCACCCGTAGTGTGAAATTCATGGCTCAAATGTCCATTGGTTATGAACCTTTCTACGGTgcaaaggaagtcccactgacttGGTTCTGTATTGCTGAACCCTGTAACATGCGGCTTGCCTTACTTGCTCAAGCCACTGGAAAACGACCAAACAGCAAACACCTGTGTTTTCCAATGGCATATTAGTGCCTGGTGGTGTAGGTAGACTTGATGGGAACTGGTGCCGACTGATCTTATTTACACACATTTAGACCactgagtattattattattaaatccaaAGTGTTGTCCAAAGGTTAAACTGCATCTTATCTTTAGATGTGTATCTGACCTTGCTTCACAGGGGGACTGAACATGCTTCCTACAGCAGTACACGTAAGCAGGGTAACTAAAATTCTATCTGTCCCAATTAGTATCCTTGGACAATGCTGTTCTGCTCATTCAGAGAGAGGGATAAAAGTACTGTTACAAATCACTTTATCAGTTTACCACTGAACAAGACAGGCCTGGAGCCAGTACACCCAAGCTGCTAACCAGTCAGGACTGCATTCTGAGTTTATCTGCCAGACCCCAGATATGATGTGGAGCACATGAAGTtctgcttacaggtaggtagccgtgttggtctgacgtagtcaaaacataaaataaaaaaaattccttccagtagcaccttagagaccaactaagtttgtcataggaatgagctttcgtgtgcatgcacacttcttcagatacttttctGCATCACACTTAGTGGCACCATACACTCTTTTGTAATACACCAATGGCAGCTATTCAGAAGAAGAGAACCCACATCCTAACTCAGCCTGTGCACCAGTGGTTCCAAGGACCCCATCTGCCACATTAACCCATCAGTAAGTTACTAGCCCACAAGGAGTTCCTTCTCGCCCACATATATGATGCTTTGTCATTTGTAGCCCATGGCTACAAAAGCTAAATTTTGAAAAGCTTCCCTTTTTCTGGAGAAGTCAAAAATTTGCTACATTGAGCACAGTCATTTACACGCATGCCTTAAACCTGTACTTGGCACCAATGCCTCACCCTGAGCGGTCAGTCTGAGTGGAGTGGCAACAAtttgaaataatttaaataaaaacatacaggCATGCTTTGTTTCATGGCACCTGGACCTCCATGGTCACAGAAACTGTAAACAAGTCCGTCAAACTTTCCTGCCCATCTCTAACAACCAGTTTTACAGTTGTTAAAGGCTAAGACAATGTGTGGTTTGTAAGAGAGAGTGCAAAGCAGTGCTGCCACATGGGGCATTTGTGCTCCCTTTCCTGGCAGTACTTACTTGGTCTGATGGGGTGTGGTGGTGCGGCCAAAGTAGTCAAAGGAGATTTTGAACCACTGGTAGATCTGGGCATGGACAGTGTAGTACTTATCACAGATTTGCTGCGGTGTCAGCCCCTCCTCCATGGCCTTTGTCTCTGTGGCAGTGCCGTACTCATCAGTACCGCACAGGTACAGTGTGTTCCAGTTGCGCAAACGACAGTACCTGGACAAGACACAAGAAGTGAAGCAGGATGCCTATTGCTACCTGCAAGGACCAAAGCTTCACACATTCCCTCTGTTACTTCAAATGGGTCAAAGCTCTGCGgaaaagcacatgctttgaatgcagatgGTCCCAGCTTACATTTCTGGTACCTCCAGTTAAAAACACTCAggcagcagggctgggaaaggcctcaTCTTCAGGTCTTGGGGAGCCACTGATACTCAGAAGAGAGCAGAAAATGGGGCTGCATGGACCAGTAGTCCACTTGATGTGAGGCAGCTTCAATGATCTCCTTAGATTAACAGTTAAACCCTGTCGATGATTAGTTGGAAATAacccccactgagctcagtggctCTTACTCCCTAATAACtctttagaattgcagcctaaggccTGCCTAAGACCCAAGTTGCAATACACAGAAAATACTCTTTATTTCCTTTCATAATATGTATACACTGCCGttctcaaagtagtttacaaagtGTATATAGGCAACGTAAGCACAGATATCCAAGTACACATATTGTGGGATTTtgcaaattcattttaaaatcagATTCATTAAAACAACATCAAATAGCAAGAAATCAATTGACTCATATCACCAACCACTCTGGTATTACCAGGTACAAAGGCAGCTCCGATGGAGTGGATACACCTTCAAAATAAAATGCCAAAAGAATAAAGTCTCAGCCTCCCATTAACCCACCTCCCCTTTTCAAGAGTCGGTGGTGAAAGGCATCATCATTTTACCTGGCAAAAGTATCAGCACTGAGGACACAGCCAATGATATTCCCAAGGTGAGGCACGTTGTTGACATAGGGCAGGGCGCTAGTGATCAGCACGTTCTTCATGCCTTCCACAGGAAGTCTGCGAAGATGAGACACAAGAAATAGACCCAGATTTTAAGGAGAGAAActgtgcagggaggaaaaaagGCTGCTCTGTGAGGTTACACTGTAAGTATCTGGGCTCCTGGGGAAGTTGCCCCTGCAACTTAGAAAGGGAAGTTCTTTATAGGCTGGATGCTAGCCTTCTGCAACACCAAGTGCAAACAGATCCTGATACTCTGCTAAATTTGCAAATTGGCTTTTGACTTCTAAACCTCATGGCTGTGGGGAAACTCCATTAAAATTTATCACACATCACCACAAAATGGCCTATAA
Above is a window of Zootoca vivipara chromosome 2, rZooViv1.1, whole genome shotgun sequence DNA encoding:
- the MARS1 gene encoding methionine--tRNA ligase, cytoplasmic isoform X1; translation: MKLFLSEGSPGALKVLAAAEATGALAELKWVPQEAHIVPFLTRSQLPALHLEKESFLFSTNMICQYFFHLSGKEIRDFGQDESNFSNQLFEWDATELEPALSAALYLHLVHGKKGEEVLDIIQKPLNYIDQTLVKRGTPYLAGDAESAVDVVLWGALFPLLRDESFLPDELKALRRWFQNMNQKEYCKKAVESVWTPKGLLELKAYLQKHPASNQPFEKPATNELKEEESAQRSLSEEEIAKIAEVWVRGPAGLPKPWKPQQPILPVEGMKNVLITSALPYVNNVPHLGNIIGCVLSADTFARYCRLRNWNTLYLCGTDEYGTATETKAMEEGLTPQQICDKYYTVHAQIYQWFKISFDYFGRTTTPHQTKIAQDIFQKLLERNCLLTETVDQLKCENCARFLADRFVEGICPFCNYEEARGDQCDKCGKLINATELKKPVCKVCQATPVVRSSQHLFLDLPKLEESLEKWLAVSQSTGDWTPNARYISRSWIRDGLKPRCITRDLKWGTPVPLDDFRDKVFYVWFDAPIGYLSIAANYTDQWEKWWKNPEQVQLYNFMAKDNVPFHSVVFPCSLLGTGDRYTLVNHLIATEYLNYEDGKFSKSRGVGVFGDMAKDTGIPADIWRFYLLYLRPESQDSAFSWNDLMLKNNSELLNTLGNFINRAGSFVCKFFGGHVPTMELSKDDKCLLVHITLELRQYNQLLEKVKIRDALRSILNIARLGNQYLQVNEPWKRIKGSEADKKQASTVIGVAVNIASLLSVILQPYMPSVSAAIQEQLCIPADYNVVTNDFVCTLPAGHQIGTVTPLFQKLETEQIENLRKRFGGGQFEDFPLNLKQKVVKGELAVGAKELQEEVAKQDKYVQQLKAQNAEKKQVDAAVSKLAELQKQFKLAEEKVKKRK
- the MARS1 gene encoding methionine--tRNA ligase, cytoplasmic isoform X2; this encodes MKLFLSEGSPGALKVLAAAEATGALAELKWVPQEAHIVPFLTRSQLPALHLEKESFLFSTNMICQYFFHLSGKEIRDFGQDESNFSNQLFEWDATELEPALSAALYLHLVHGKKGEEVLDIIQKPLNYIDQTLVKRGTPYLAGDAESAVDVVLWGALFPLLRDESFLPDELKALRRWFQNMNQKEYCKKAVESVWTPKGLLELKAYLQKHPASNQPFEKPATNELKEEESAQRSLSEEEIAKIAEVWVRGPAGLPKPWKPQQPILPVEGMKNVLITSALPYVNNVPHLGNIIGCVLSADTFARYCRLRNWNTLYLCGTDEYGTATETKAMEEGLTPQQICDKYYTVHAQIYQWFKISFDYFGRTTTPHQTKIAQDIFQKLLERNCLLTETVDQLKCENCARFLADRFVEGICPFCNYEEARGDQCDKCGKLINATELKKPVCKVCQATPVVRSSQHLFLDLPKLEESLEKWLAVSQSTGDWTPNARYISRSWIRDGLKPRCITRDLKWGTPVPLDDFRDKVFYVWFDAPIGYLSIAANYTDQWEKWWKNPEQVQLYNFMAKDNVPFHSVVFPCSLLGTGDRYTLVNHLIATEYLNYEDGKFSKSRGVGVFGDMAKDTGIPADIWRFYLLYLRPESQDSAFSWNDLMLKNNSELLNTLGNFINRAGSFVCKFFGGHVPTMELSKDDKCLLVHITLELRQYNQLLEKVKIRDALRSILNIARLGNQYLQVNEPWKRIKGSEADKKQASTVIGVAVNIASLLSVILQPYMPSVSAAIQEQLCIPADYNVVTNDFVCTLPAGHQIGTVTPLFQKLETEQIENLRKRFGGGQQKVVKGELAVGAKELQEEVAKQDKYVQQLKAQNAEKKQVDAAVSKLAELQKQFKLAEEKVKKRK